In the Nicotiana tabacum cultivar K326 chromosome 16, ASM71507v2, whole genome shotgun sequence genome, one interval contains:
- the LOC142170333 gene encoding uncharacterized protein LOC142170333, with protein sequence MVLQQQYREKGFTKYSQLISLLLVAERNNEFLMRNHENRPTGSTPLPKEDVVYSHYANRGKDRGHIRGRGHGHIQGRNFPGVNHPPPKNNFQKWKGKDEKRNIEGSETKCYRCGGKGHWAKICRIPKHLVELYKASLKNKGPQANLVYDNEFDITHLDVADFFEHPDEKINHLIGDGSVVRDD encoded by the coding sequence atggtcttgCAACAGCAGTACCGAGAGAAAGGCTTCACAAAGTACTCTCAGTTGATTTCTCTTCTACTTGTGGCTGAACGAAATAATGAATTTCTTATGAGAAATCACGAAAATCGACCCACCGGGTCTACACCATTGCCTAAAGAGGATGTggtgtattcccattatgctAATCGTGGAAAAGATCGTGGTCATATTCGTGGTCGTGGTCATGGCCATATCCAAGGAAGAAATTTTCCTGGTGTTAATCATCCTCCACCGAAAAATAACTTCCAAAAATggaaagggaaagatgagaagcGAAACATAGAGGGTTCAGAAACTAAATGCTATCGTTGCGGTGGAAAAGGGCATTGGGCAAAAATTTGTCGCATACCTAAacatttggttgagctttataAAGCATCTCTGAAGAATAAAGGCCCTCAAGCCAATCTTGTCTATGacaatgaatttgacatcacCCATTTGGATGTGGCAGATTTTTTTGAGCACCCTGATGAAAAAATAAACCACTTGATCGGTGATGGATCTGTGGTTAGAGATGATTGa